The Cataglyphis hispanica isolate Lineage 1 chromosome 5, ULB_Chis1_1.0, whole genome shotgun sequence genome has a segment encoding these proteins:
- the LOC126849893 gene encoding uncharacterized protein LOC126849893 isoform X4, whose translation MAEGGTEPKSIDGQISRGQLEINECLGNWLTYLQTLNGLCTAGTKLAQSLQALLSMHDTVAQCRLTGQCLAGWEELTRATHIASSTVKNHVITALRDHESRDNDGDKHDILRENLLTFINLQYQFCVACCKCLGGMAECSCSQNGSGDCDIAALQQCFERLYSSPIPPISSSSTQQSMPNCRRSPLPYSLFPQIQRRWSETAAAEMSGESVESTMRRWSMPWDCKHVIEWPRQDARSRLRVPQQDRSRSTTPDSVWKTSTMASQDGLQEAIQLLSCKPGVRPSNQLTAYPSQHIPGVTLTTCNFDSNYDSTIWSGSRRIGSPRCWPQDSSDHSDQSGHRDSDHSVHSGEHRDSEQSGASGSHGDSKDSIHSHCDHRETETADTLPSRKSSSSTDSCLSAHSRSGSESAGGGVNKQDQLFSDC comes from the exons ATGGCTGAAGGTGGAACGGAGCCAAAGTCTATTGACGGCCAGATTTCAAGGGGTCAGTTGGAAATAAACGAATGCCTTGGTAACTGGTTGACGTACTTGCAG ACACTTAATGGCCTATGCACGGCTGGTACTAAACTGGCTCAATCTCTGCAAGCACTCCTTTCCATGCATGACACGGTGGCACAATGTCGTCTGACAGGTCAATGTCTGGCTGGATGGGAAGAGTTAACAAGAGCCACGCACATAGCCAGCAGTACTGTTAAGAATCATGTGATCACTGCTCTGAGGGATCACGAATCTCGCGACAATGATGGCGACAAGCAT GATATTCTGAGGGAGAATCTCTTAACATTCATAAACTTGCAATATCAATTTTGCGTTGCTTGTTGCAAGTGCTTAG GTGGTATGGCAGAATGTTCTTGCTCCCAGAACGGTAGCGGTGATTGCGATATTGCCGCGTTACAGCAATGCTTCGAGCGTCTCTACAGTTCACCAATACCGCCAATTTCCTCCTCGTCCACCCAACAATCGATGCCGAATTGCCGGAGGTCTCCATTGCCGTATTCGTTGTTTCCGCAG ATTCAGAGGAGGTGGTCGGAAACGGCGGCGGCGGAAATGTCGGGCGAGTCCGTCGAAAGCACGATGAGGCGTTGGTCGATGCCTTGGGATTGCAAGCACGTCATAGAGTGGCCGCGTCAGGACGCGCGATCGAGATTAAGGGTGCCGCAGCAAGATCGCAGCAGATCGACCACGCCTGATTCGGTGTGGAAAACGTCGACGATGGCTAGTCAGGACGGTCTGCAGGAAGCCATTCAGTTGTTATCCTGCAAACCAG GAGTTCGGCCGTCCAATCAACTCACGGCTTACCCTAGTCAGCATATCCCAGGCGTCACTTTAACGACCTGCAATTTCGACTCGAATTACGACTCCACTATCTGGTCGGGATCGCGTAGAATAGGTTCTCCCAGATGCTGGCCTCAGGATTCTAGCGATCATTCCGATCAATCAGGACATCGTGATAGCGATCACAGTGTTCATAGTGGCGAACACAGAGATTCGG AACAGAGCGGAGCCAGTGGCAGCCATGGCGATAGCAAGGATAGCATTCACTCGCATTGCGATCATAGAGAAACAGAAACTG CGGACACATTGCCATCTCGCAAGAGCAGCTCATCAACCGATTCCTGCCTCTCGGCGCACAGTCGATCGGGTTCCGAAAGCGCTGGTGGCGGGGTAAATAAACAAGATCAGTTGTTTTCTGATTGTTAG
- the LOC126849893 gene encoding uncharacterized protein LOC126849893 isoform X2, with product MAEGGTEPKSIDGQISRGQLEINECLGNWLTYLQTLNGLCTAGTKLAQSLQALLSMHDTVAQCRLTGQCLAGWEELTRATHIASSTVKNHVITALRDHESRDNDGDKHDILRENLLTFINLQYQFCVACCKCLGGMAECSCSQNGSGDCDIAALQQCFERLYSSPIPPISSSSTQQSMPNCRRSPLPYSLFPQIQRRWSETAAAEMSGESVESTMRRWSMPWDCKHVIEWPRQDARSRLRVPQQDRSRSTTPDSVWKTSTMASQDGLQEAIQLLSCKPGVRPSNQLTAYPSQHIPGVTLTTCNFDSNYDSTIWSGSRRIGSPRCWPQDSSDHSDQSGHRDSDHSVHSGEHRDSEQSGASGSHGDSKDSIHSHCDHRETETADTLPSRKSSSSTDSCLSAHSRSGSESAGGGECTRSPLYSMWSGGDLSFIKLPESNEIQDEHPPT from the exons ATGGCTGAAGGTGGAACGGAGCCAAAGTCTATTGACGGCCAGATTTCAAGGGGTCAGTTGGAAATAAACGAATGCCTTGGTAACTGGTTGACGTACTTGCAG ACACTTAATGGCCTATGCACGGCTGGTACTAAACTGGCTCAATCTCTGCAAGCACTCCTTTCCATGCATGACACGGTGGCACAATGTCGTCTGACAGGTCAATGTCTGGCTGGATGGGAAGAGTTAACAAGAGCCACGCACATAGCCAGCAGTACTGTTAAGAATCATGTGATCACTGCTCTGAGGGATCACGAATCTCGCGACAATGATGGCGACAAGCAT GATATTCTGAGGGAGAATCTCTTAACATTCATAAACTTGCAATATCAATTTTGCGTTGCTTGTTGCAAGTGCTTAG GTGGTATGGCAGAATGTTCTTGCTCCCAGAACGGTAGCGGTGATTGCGATATTGCCGCGTTACAGCAATGCTTCGAGCGTCTCTACAGTTCACCAATACCGCCAATTTCCTCCTCGTCCACCCAACAATCGATGCCGAATTGCCGGAGGTCTCCATTGCCGTATTCGTTGTTTCCGCAG ATTCAGAGGAGGTGGTCGGAAACGGCGGCGGCGGAAATGTCGGGCGAGTCCGTCGAAAGCACGATGAGGCGTTGGTCGATGCCTTGGGATTGCAAGCACGTCATAGAGTGGCCGCGTCAGGACGCGCGATCGAGATTAAGGGTGCCGCAGCAAGATCGCAGCAGATCGACCACGCCTGATTCGGTGTGGAAAACGTCGACGATGGCTAGTCAGGACGGTCTGCAGGAAGCCATTCAGTTGTTATCCTGCAAACCAG GAGTTCGGCCGTCCAATCAACTCACGGCTTACCCTAGTCAGCATATCCCAGGCGTCACTTTAACGACCTGCAATTTCGACTCGAATTACGACTCCACTATCTGGTCGGGATCGCGTAGAATAGGTTCTCCCAGATGCTGGCCTCAGGATTCTAGCGATCATTCCGATCAATCAGGACATCGTGATAGCGATCACAGTGTTCATAGTGGCGAACACAGAGATTCGG AACAGAGCGGAGCCAGTGGCAGCCATGGCGATAGCAAGGATAGCATTCACTCGCATTGCGATCATAGAGAAACAGAAACTG CGGACACATTGCCATCTCGCAAGAGCAGCTCATCAACCGATTCCTGCCTCTCGGCGCACAGTCGATCGGGTTCCGAAAGCGCTGGTGGCGGG GAATGTACGAGATCGCCATTGTACTCGATGTGGAGCGGTGGCGACTTGTCCTTCATCAAGTTGCCGGAGAGCAACGAGATACAAGATGAACATCCACCCACTTAA
- the LOC126849893 gene encoding uncharacterized protein LOC126849893 isoform X5, producing the protein MAEGGTEPKSIDGQISRGQLEINECLGNWLTYLQTLNGLCTAGTKLAQSLQALLSMHDTVAQCRLTGQCLAGWEELTRATHIASSTVKNHVITALRDHESRDNDGDKHDILRENLLTFINLQYQFCVACCKCLGGMAECSCSQNGSGDCDIAALQQCFERLYSSPIPPISSSSTQQSMPNCRRSPLPYSLFPQIQRRWSETAAAEMSGESVESTMRRWSMPWDCKHVIEWPRQDARSRLRVPQQDRSRSTTPDSVWKTSTMASQDGLQEAIQLLSCKPGVRPSNQLTAYPSQHIPGVTLTTCNFDSNYDSTIWSGSRRIGSPRCWPQDSSDHSDQSGHRDSDHSVHSGEHRDSEQSGASGSHGDSKDSIHSHCDHRETETADTLPSRKSSSSTDSCLSAHSRSGSESAGGGVNKQDQLFSD; encoded by the exons ATGGCTGAAGGTGGAACGGAGCCAAAGTCTATTGACGGCCAGATTTCAAGGGGTCAGTTGGAAATAAACGAATGCCTTGGTAACTGGTTGACGTACTTGCAG ACACTTAATGGCCTATGCACGGCTGGTACTAAACTGGCTCAATCTCTGCAAGCACTCCTTTCCATGCATGACACGGTGGCACAATGTCGTCTGACAGGTCAATGTCTGGCTGGATGGGAAGAGTTAACAAGAGCCACGCACATAGCCAGCAGTACTGTTAAGAATCATGTGATCACTGCTCTGAGGGATCACGAATCTCGCGACAATGATGGCGACAAGCAT GATATTCTGAGGGAGAATCTCTTAACATTCATAAACTTGCAATATCAATTTTGCGTTGCTTGTTGCAAGTGCTTAG GTGGTATGGCAGAATGTTCTTGCTCCCAGAACGGTAGCGGTGATTGCGATATTGCCGCGTTACAGCAATGCTTCGAGCGTCTCTACAGTTCACCAATACCGCCAATTTCCTCCTCGTCCACCCAACAATCGATGCCGAATTGCCGGAGGTCTCCATTGCCGTATTCGTTGTTTCCGCAG ATTCAGAGGAGGTGGTCGGAAACGGCGGCGGCGGAAATGTCGGGCGAGTCCGTCGAAAGCACGATGAGGCGTTGGTCGATGCCTTGGGATTGCAAGCACGTCATAGAGTGGCCGCGTCAGGACGCGCGATCGAGATTAAGGGTGCCGCAGCAAGATCGCAGCAGATCGACCACGCCTGATTCGGTGTGGAAAACGTCGACGATGGCTAGTCAGGACGGTCTGCAGGAAGCCATTCAGTTGTTATCCTGCAAACCAG GAGTTCGGCCGTCCAATCAACTCACGGCTTACCCTAGTCAGCATATCCCAGGCGTCACTTTAACGACCTGCAATTTCGACTCGAATTACGACTCCACTATCTGGTCGGGATCGCGTAGAATAGGTTCTCCCAGATGCTGGCCTCAGGATTCTAGCGATCATTCCGATCAATCAGGACATCGTGATAGCGATCACAGTGTTCATAGTGGCGAACACAGAGATTCGG AACAGAGCGGAGCCAGTGGCAGCCATGGCGATAGCAAGGATAGCATTCACTCGCATTGCGATCATAGAGAAACAGAAACTG CGGACACATTGCCATCTCGCAAGAGCAGCTCATCAACCGATTCCTGCCTCTCGGCGCACAGTCGATCGGGTTCCGAAAGCGCTGGTGGCGGGGTAAATAAACAAGATCAGTTGTTTTCTGATT GA
- the LOC126849893 gene encoding uncharacterized protein LOC126849893 isoform X1 — MAEGGTEPKSIDGQISRGQLEINECLGNWLTYLQTLNGLCTAGTKLAQSLQALLSMHDTVAQCRLTGQCLAGWEELTRATHIASSTVKNHVITALRDHESRDNDGDKHDILRENLLTFINLQYQFCVACCKCLGGMAECSCSQNGSGDCDIAALQQCFERLYSSPIPPISSSSTQQSMPNCRRSPLPYSLFPQIQRRWSETAAAEMSGESVESTMRRWSMPWDCKHVIEWPRQDARSRLRVPQQDRSRSTTPDSVWKTSTMASQDGLQEAIQLLSCKPGVRPSNQLTAYPSQHIPGVTLTTCNFDSNYDSTIWSGSRRIGSPRCWPQDSSDHSDQSGHRDSDHSVHSGEHRDSEQSGASGSHGDSKDSIHSHCDHRETETGTADTLPSRKSSSSTDSCLSAHSRSGSESAGGGECTRSPLYSMWSGGDLSFIKLPESNEIQDEHPPT; from the exons ATGGCTGAAGGTGGAACGGAGCCAAAGTCTATTGACGGCCAGATTTCAAGGGGTCAGTTGGAAATAAACGAATGCCTTGGTAACTGGTTGACGTACTTGCAG ACACTTAATGGCCTATGCACGGCTGGTACTAAACTGGCTCAATCTCTGCAAGCACTCCTTTCCATGCATGACACGGTGGCACAATGTCGTCTGACAGGTCAATGTCTGGCTGGATGGGAAGAGTTAACAAGAGCCACGCACATAGCCAGCAGTACTGTTAAGAATCATGTGATCACTGCTCTGAGGGATCACGAATCTCGCGACAATGATGGCGACAAGCAT GATATTCTGAGGGAGAATCTCTTAACATTCATAAACTTGCAATATCAATTTTGCGTTGCTTGTTGCAAGTGCTTAG GTGGTATGGCAGAATGTTCTTGCTCCCAGAACGGTAGCGGTGATTGCGATATTGCCGCGTTACAGCAATGCTTCGAGCGTCTCTACAGTTCACCAATACCGCCAATTTCCTCCTCGTCCACCCAACAATCGATGCCGAATTGCCGGAGGTCTCCATTGCCGTATTCGTTGTTTCCGCAG ATTCAGAGGAGGTGGTCGGAAACGGCGGCGGCGGAAATGTCGGGCGAGTCCGTCGAAAGCACGATGAGGCGTTGGTCGATGCCTTGGGATTGCAAGCACGTCATAGAGTGGCCGCGTCAGGACGCGCGATCGAGATTAAGGGTGCCGCAGCAAGATCGCAGCAGATCGACCACGCCTGATTCGGTGTGGAAAACGTCGACGATGGCTAGTCAGGACGGTCTGCAGGAAGCCATTCAGTTGTTATCCTGCAAACCAG GAGTTCGGCCGTCCAATCAACTCACGGCTTACCCTAGTCAGCATATCCCAGGCGTCACTTTAACGACCTGCAATTTCGACTCGAATTACGACTCCACTATCTGGTCGGGATCGCGTAGAATAGGTTCTCCCAGATGCTGGCCTCAGGATTCTAGCGATCATTCCGATCAATCAGGACATCGTGATAGCGATCACAGTGTTCATAGTGGCGAACACAGAGATTCGG AACAGAGCGGAGCCAGTGGCAGCCATGGCGATAGCAAGGATAGCATTCACTCGCATTGCGATCATAGAGAAACAGAAACTG GTACAGCGGACACATTGCCATCTCGCAAGAGCAGCTCATCAACCGATTCCTGCCTCTCGGCGCACAGTCGATCGGGTTCCGAAAGCGCTGGTGGCGGG GAATGTACGAGATCGCCATTGTACTCGATGTGGAGCGGTGGCGACTTGTCCTTCATCAAGTTGCCGGAGAGCAACGAGATACAAGATGAACATCCACCCACTTAA
- the LOC126849901 gene encoding twisted gastrulation protein homolog 1-B-like gives MTSWSVLFVAAAVGILLLTTATKRSEACNEAICASVVSKCMLTQSCKCDLVTCTCCKECFSCLSYLYDECCSCVDLCPKPNVTDNPLSRKSHVEEFSDPIPALFQALTAEADPHERWLTFTYPVDFDMSLLAPKHENEMKYQLQSADGKLSPLKPNIMTVNCTVAFMAQCVSWKKCQASCQSMGSTSYRWFHDGCCECVGNTCINYGIKESRCTQCPLEKEGETDEYNDYGQDEEGLGEDEMD, from the exons ATGACAAGCTGGAGCGTGTTGTTCGTCGCAGCCGCCGTCGGGATTCTGCTGTTGACAACCGCGACGAAACGCTCGGAAGCGTGCAACGAGGCGATCTGCGCCAGCGTCGTGAGCAAGTGCATGCTCACGCAGAGCTGTAAGTGCGACCTGGTCACCTGCACCTGTTGCAAGGAATGTTTCTCGTGCTTGAGCTACCTGTATGACGAGTGCTGCTCGTGCGTAG ATTTATGCCCGAAGCCGAACGTCACTGACAACCCGTTGAGTAGGAAATCCCACGTGGAGGAATTCAGCGATCCGATACCGGCGCTCTTCCAAGCGCTCACGGCCGAGGCGGATCCGCACGAACGATGGCTTACCTTCACGTACCCGGTAGATTTTGACATGTCGCTGCTCGCGCCGAAACATGAGAACGAAATGAAGTATCAGTTGC AATCCGCGGACGGAAAGCTAAGTCCGCTGAAGCCAAACATAATGACAGTGAATTGCACCGTCGCGTTCATGGCACAGTGTGTCTCCTGGAAGAAATGTCAGGCTTCCTGTCAGAGCATGGGCTCCACGAGCTACAGGTGGTTCCACGACGGTTGCTGCGAATGCGTAGGCAACACGTGCATAAACTACGGGATCAAGGAGTCGAGATGCACGCAATGTCCGCTGGAGAAGGAGGGTGAGACGGACGAGTACAACGATTACGGTCAGGACGAGGAGGGGCTGGGCGAGGACGAAATGGATtag
- the LOC126849893 gene encoding uncharacterized protein LOC126849893 isoform X3 — protein sequence MAEGGTEPKSIDGQISRGQLEINECLGNWLTYLQTLNGLCTAGTKLAQSLQALLSMHDTVAQCRLTGQCLAGWEELTRATHIASSTVKNHVITALRDHESRDNDGDKHDILRENLLTFINLQYQFCVACCKCLGGMAECSCSQNGSGDCDIAALQQCFERLYSSPIPPISSSSTQQSMPNCRRSPLPYSLFPQIQRRWSETAAAEMSGESVESTMRRWSMPWDCKHVIEWPRQDARSRLRVPQQDRSRSTTPDSVWKTSTMASQDGLQEAIQLLSCKPGVRPSNQLTAYPSQHIPGVTLTTCNFDSNYDSTIWSGSRRIGSPRCWPQDSSDHSDQSGHRDSDHSVHSGEHRDSEQSGASGSHGDSKDSIHSHCDHRETETGTADTLPSRKSSSSTDSCLSAHSRSGSESAGGGVNKQDQLFSD from the exons ATGGCTGAAGGTGGAACGGAGCCAAAGTCTATTGACGGCCAGATTTCAAGGGGTCAGTTGGAAATAAACGAATGCCTTGGTAACTGGTTGACGTACTTGCAG ACACTTAATGGCCTATGCACGGCTGGTACTAAACTGGCTCAATCTCTGCAAGCACTCCTTTCCATGCATGACACGGTGGCACAATGTCGTCTGACAGGTCAATGTCTGGCTGGATGGGAAGAGTTAACAAGAGCCACGCACATAGCCAGCAGTACTGTTAAGAATCATGTGATCACTGCTCTGAGGGATCACGAATCTCGCGACAATGATGGCGACAAGCAT GATATTCTGAGGGAGAATCTCTTAACATTCATAAACTTGCAATATCAATTTTGCGTTGCTTGTTGCAAGTGCTTAG GTGGTATGGCAGAATGTTCTTGCTCCCAGAACGGTAGCGGTGATTGCGATATTGCCGCGTTACAGCAATGCTTCGAGCGTCTCTACAGTTCACCAATACCGCCAATTTCCTCCTCGTCCACCCAACAATCGATGCCGAATTGCCGGAGGTCTCCATTGCCGTATTCGTTGTTTCCGCAG ATTCAGAGGAGGTGGTCGGAAACGGCGGCGGCGGAAATGTCGGGCGAGTCCGTCGAAAGCACGATGAGGCGTTGGTCGATGCCTTGGGATTGCAAGCACGTCATAGAGTGGCCGCGTCAGGACGCGCGATCGAGATTAAGGGTGCCGCAGCAAGATCGCAGCAGATCGACCACGCCTGATTCGGTGTGGAAAACGTCGACGATGGCTAGTCAGGACGGTCTGCAGGAAGCCATTCAGTTGTTATCCTGCAAACCAG GAGTTCGGCCGTCCAATCAACTCACGGCTTACCCTAGTCAGCATATCCCAGGCGTCACTTTAACGACCTGCAATTTCGACTCGAATTACGACTCCACTATCTGGTCGGGATCGCGTAGAATAGGTTCTCCCAGATGCTGGCCTCAGGATTCTAGCGATCATTCCGATCAATCAGGACATCGTGATAGCGATCACAGTGTTCATAGTGGCGAACACAGAGATTCGG AACAGAGCGGAGCCAGTGGCAGCCATGGCGATAGCAAGGATAGCATTCACTCGCATTGCGATCATAGAGAAACAGAAACTG GTACAGCGGACACATTGCCATCTCGCAAGAGCAGCTCATCAACCGATTCCTGCCTCTCGGCGCACAGTCGATCGGGTTCCGAAAGCGCTGGTGGCGGGGTAAATAAACAAGATCAGTTGTTTTCTGATT GA